Proteins encoded by one window of Thunnus thynnus chromosome 3, fThuThy2.1, whole genome shotgun sequence:
- the lsm6 gene encoding U6 snRNA-associated Sm-like protein LSm6, producing the protein MSLRKQTPSDFLKQIIGRPVVVKLNSGVDYRGVLACLDGYMNIAIEQTEEYVNGQLKNKYGDAFLRGNNVLYISTQKRKV; encoded by the exons ATGAGTCTCAGAAAGCAGACCCCGAGTGACTTTTTGAAGCAGATAATTGGGAGACCTGTGGTGGTCAAACTGAACTCCGGTGTCGATTACAGAG GTGTCCTGGCCTGCCTGGATGGTTACATGAACATTGCCATAGAGCAGACTGAGGAGTATGTCAATGGGCAGCTCAAGAACAAATATGGTGATGCTTTTCTAAGAGGAAACAATG TTCTGTACATCAGCACCCAGAAGAGGAAAGTCTAG